In a single window of the Micromonospora inositola genome:
- a CDS encoding DeoR/GlpR family DNA-binding transcription regulator codes for MLAQQRQSAILELIRQRGGVRVSHLVSRFGVSDMTIRRDLEVLAERGLVDKVHGGATLAGPGSAEEPGFAAKSIRQQAEKRAIAERAALMVEPGMAIALSAGTTTAALAARLADVRGLTVVTNSIPVADALYQNPRADQTVVLTGGIRTPSDALTGPVAEAAIAALNVDLLFLGVHGMNPRTGFTTPNLLEAAVNRRLISSARRLVVLADHTKWETIGIATIAPLEDADVLISDGKLPPEGRRQIGEQVGELVVVDAD; via the coding sequence ATGCTCGCCCAGCAACGGCAGAGCGCCATCCTGGAGCTGATCCGGCAGCGCGGGGGCGTGCGGGTCAGCCACCTGGTCAGCCGCTTCGGGGTGTCCGACATGACGATCCGGCGGGACCTGGAGGTGCTCGCCGAGCGGGGGCTGGTCGACAAGGTCCACGGTGGGGCGACCCTGGCCGGTCCGGGGTCCGCCGAGGAACCCGGCTTCGCCGCGAAGTCGATCCGCCAGCAGGCCGAGAAGCGGGCCATCGCCGAACGGGCCGCCCTGATGGTCGAGCCGGGTATGGCCATCGCCCTCTCCGCCGGCACCACCACCGCCGCCCTCGCGGCCCGGCTGGCCGACGTCCGCGGGCTGACCGTGGTGACCAACTCGATCCCGGTCGCCGACGCGCTCTACCAGAACCCGCGCGCCGACCAGACCGTGGTGTTGACCGGCGGCATCCGTACCCCGTCGGACGCGCTGACCGGGCCGGTGGCCGAGGCGGCGATCGCCGCCCTCAACGTCGACCTGCTCTTCCTCGGCGTGCACGGAATGAACCCGCGGACCGGGTTCACCACCCCGAACCTGCTGGAGGCGGCGGTCAACCGGCGGTTGATCAGCTCCGCCCGCCGGCTGGTGGTGCTGGCCGACCACACCAAGTGGGAGACGATCGGCATCGCGACCATCGCCCCGCTGGAGGACGCCGACGTGCTGATCAGCGACGGGAAGCTGCCGCCGGAGGGACGCCGCCAGATCGGCGAGCAGGTCGGTGAGCTGGTCGTCGTCGACGCGGATTGA